One window from the genome of Hippoglossus hippoglossus isolate fHipHip1 chromosome 10, fHipHip1.pri, whole genome shotgun sequence encodes:
- the rest gene encoding RE1-silencing transcription factor isoform X2, producing the protein MAAHTVFSDEMFPVGVSVMEEGQSLNDLPRNTLPAPQLVMLANVAAVTAGEGGGCDGSTADEKEMMELKTVGSSYSDSEDENIIRYSYDNQNHREVCIVEYPESPAPLNAVVVGGNHAGDEEEDDGEKAEDLSHRPQPCPPTEKKIPQKFAKLKDGTAPVTEGAKKKKPFHCKPCHFQAENEQQFVEHLSTHSVSKMMVVNRVEGRSKTKAKEIETPESQPQSGGEGDSSGESGVTAGDVKGLIRCERCGYNTNRYDHYIAHLKHHSKEGEDHRVFKCTLCPYTTVSQYHWRKHLRNHFPSKLHTCSQCSYFSDRKSNYIQHIRTHTGVRPFQCMYCDYSSSQKTHLTRHMRTHSGERPFKCESCNYLAANQHEVTRHARQVHNGPKPLSCPYCDYKTADRSNFKKHVELHLNPRQFLCPLCKYAASKKCNLQYHIKSRHSGCDVSVDVSKVKLRVKKLGPDSVEQNSDTRASKFDNSSCIEEDSDMDDGNEAETLDSSPINLSIRKSSRPSTAHSVQSETPEKAQKKSNITSEKEKLLKTKDKMEPERKITTRQKKNEKVNEKHTDNTTAKETETIASLNTDSKVKRRVKKLPAEKPTVQDQAEAPKSLKDQKETEKSDQQRSKEERIVWTKVVKDEEKSGREKEQKNDGSGKENKSFNKHRKLGSKKTEETTEHVEEAQQKPQSPQRKEKTSKRKVGEALDLSKTCSAETPSKTRRMKALAAEKLQSKPASDESNKAVEATLTQHKSNGATPVKHKMTRKSSKRVPGLQKPDDSAEDKMTSANSPSTEAPEASTQPDNPTVATNSEHPPTEPCPEKQKTPTDETVLEKPLNQTSEKMEVSHTCSPGEDTPSPAENCPAPTFLKPTSPPSLVLPSQRIKPADTEDDEGIHSSHEGGSDISDSASEGSDDSGLNGTGTQSGKMANDPETPTDEIPTPTELKSHMCIFCDRTFPLEVEYRRHLNRHLVNVYYMDNTAKGQN; encoded by the exons ATGGCCGCTCACACGGTCTTTTCGGATGAGATGTTTCCTGTCGGGGTTTCTGTCATGGAAGAGGGTCAGAGTCTTAACGACCTGCCAAGAAACACGCTGCCTGCCCCTCAGCTGGTGATGCTGGCCAACGTGGCGGCGGTGACAGCAGGGGAGGGCGGCGGCTGTGACGGCAGCACGGCTGATGAGAAAGAGATGATGGAGCTGAAGACGGTGGGAAGCAGCTACTCCGACAGCGAGGACGAGAACATCATCAG GTACAGCTACGACAACCAGAACCACAGAGAGGTCTGCATCGTCGAGTATCCAGAGTCTCCCGCCCCCCTCAACGCCGTGGTCGTCGGTGGTAACCATGCaggagacgaagaggaggatgatggggAAAAAGCTGAAGACCTGTCTCACCGACCTCAGCCCTGCCCCCccactgaaaagaaaataccCCAGAAGTTCGCCAAACTTAAAGACGGCACTGCCCCCGTGACAGAGGgtgcaaagaagaagaaaccgtTCCACTGTAAACCGTGTCACTTCCAGGCTGAGAACGAGCAACAGTTCGTCGAACACCTCAGCACCCACAGCGTCAGCAAGATGATGGTGGTGAACCGGGTGGAGGGGCGCAGCAAGACCAAGGCCAAGGAGATCGAGACCCCCGAGTCCCAGCCGCAATCAGGCGGGGAGGGGGACAGCAGCGGAGAGTCGGGGGTCACAGCAGGTGACGTCAAAGGGCTGATCAGGTGTGAACGGTGCGGATACAACACCAACAGATACGACCATTACATCGCACACCTGAAACACCACAGCAAGGAGGGCGAGGACCACAG gGTGTTTAAATGCACGCTGTGTCCATACACCACCGTCAGTCAGTACCACTGGAGGAAACACCTGAGGAACCACTTCCCGAGCAAACTGCACACCTGCAGTCAGTGTTCCTACTTCTCCGACCGCAAGAGCAACTACATCCAACACATCCGCACTCACACAG GTGTGCGTCCCTTCCAGTGTATGTACTGTGACTACTCCAGTTCACAGAAGACTCACCTGACCCGACACATGAGGACTCACTCAG GTGAGCGTCCGTTCAAGTGTGAGAGCTGTAACTACCTGGCAGCCAATCAACACGAGGTGACCCGTCATGCCCGGCAGGTCCACAATGGCCCCAAACCTCTTTCCTGCCCCTACTGCGACTACAAGACCGCTGACCGCAGCAACTTCAAGAAGCACGTCGAGCTCCACCTCAATCCTCGTCAATTCCTTTGTCCGCTCTGCAAATACGCCGCCTCCAAGAAATGCAACCTGCAGTACCACATCAAGTCCAGGCACTCTGGGTGCGACGTCTCCGTGGACGTTTCCAAAGTCAAACTGCGTGTCAAGAAACTTGGTCCTGACAGTGTAGAACAAAACTCAGACACCAGAGCAAGCAAGTTTGACAATTCATCTTGCATTGAGGAGGATTCTGACATGGATGATGGAAATGAGGCTGAGACTCTGGACTCGAGCCCAATCAATCTGTCAATCAGAAAGAGCAGCAGGCCCAGCACCGCCCACTCTGTGCAGAGTGAAACACCGGAAAAGGCTCAGAAGAAATCCAACATCACGTCCGAGAAAGAGAAGCTACTGAAAACAAAGGACAAGAtggagccagagagaaaaatcaCAACAAGGCAGAAGAAAAACGAGAAGGTCAACGAAAAacatacagacaacacaacTGCTAAAGAAACGGAGACGATCGCTTCCTTAAACACAGACAGTAAGGTCAAACGACGAGTTAAGAAGCTGCCGGCAGAGAAACCAACTGTTCAGGACCAAGCAGAAGCACCCAAATCCCTAAAAGACcaaaaggagacagagaaatCTGACCAACAAAGATCCAAGGAGGAAAGAATAGTGTGGACAAAGGTGGTAAAAGATGAAGAGAAGTCTGGGAGggaaaaagaacagaagaaTGATGGCAGTGGAAAGGAGAACAAAAGCTTCAATAAACATAGGAAGTTGGGATCAAAGAAGACAGAGGAAACTACAGAACATGTCGAAgaagctcaacagaaaccacaAAGTcctcagaggaaagaaaagacttCAAAGAGGAAAGTGGGAGAAGCATTAGATCTTTCCAAAACGTGCTCAGCTGAGACGCCGTCCAAGACCAGGCGAATGAAAGCCTTAGCTGCTGAGAAGCTGCAGTCGAAACCCGCCTCCGATGAGTCCAACAAGGCAGTTGAAGCCACTCTCACGCAGCACAAGTCCAACGGGGCAACACCAGTAAAGCACAAGATGACAAGGAAGTCCAGCAAAAGAGTTCCAGGACTTCAGAAACCTGATGACTCAGCTGAAGACAAGATGACATCAGCAAACAGTCCGTCCACTGAGGCTCCAGAAGCATCCACTCAACCAGACAACCCAACGGTCGCCACGAACTCTGAGCACCCACCGACAGAACCCTGCCCTGAGAAGCAGAAAACCCCAACAGATGAAACTGTGCTGGAGAAGCCTCTGAACCAAACCTCAGAGAAAATGGAGGTGTCACACACCTGCAGCCCAGGTGAGGACACACCCTCTCCAGCTGAAAACTGCCCTGCGCCTACCTTCCTCAAACCCACATCGCCGCCCTCTCTGGTGCTTCCAAGCCAGCGAATCAAACCCGCTGACACCGAGGATGATGAGGGGATTCACAGCAGCCACGAAGGGGGAAGTGACATCAGCGACAGTGCCTCGGAGGGTAGCGACGACTCCGGCCTAAACGGCACCGGCACCCAGTCAGGGAAGATGGCCAACGACCCAGAAACGCCCACCGACGAGATCCCCACACCGACGGAGCTCAAGAGTCACATGTGCATCTTCTGTGACCGTACGTTTCCTTTGGAGGTGGAGTACCGCCGGCACCTGAACCGGCACCTCGTCAACGTCTACTATATGGACAACACAGCCAAAGGACAGAATTAA
- the rest gene encoding RE1-silencing transcription factor isoform X1, translating to MAAHTVFSDEMFPVGVSVMEEGQSLNDLPRNTLPAPQLVMLANVAAVTAGEGGGCDGSTADEKEMMELKTVGSSYSDSEDENIISRYSYDNQNHREVCIVEYPESPAPLNAVVVGGNHAGDEEEDDGEKAEDLSHRPQPCPPTEKKIPQKFAKLKDGTAPVTEGAKKKKPFHCKPCHFQAENEQQFVEHLSTHSVSKMMVVNRVEGRSKTKAKEIETPESQPQSGGEGDSSGESGVTAGDVKGLIRCERCGYNTNRYDHYIAHLKHHSKEGEDHRVFKCTLCPYTTVSQYHWRKHLRNHFPSKLHTCSQCSYFSDRKSNYIQHIRTHTGVRPFQCMYCDYSSSQKTHLTRHMRTHSGERPFKCESCNYLAANQHEVTRHARQVHNGPKPLSCPYCDYKTADRSNFKKHVELHLNPRQFLCPLCKYAASKKCNLQYHIKSRHSGCDVSVDVSKVKLRVKKLGPDSVEQNSDTRASKFDNSSCIEEDSDMDDGNEAETLDSSPINLSIRKSSRPSTAHSVQSETPEKAQKKSNITSEKEKLLKTKDKMEPERKITTRQKKNEKVNEKHTDNTTAKETETIASLNTDSKVKRRVKKLPAEKPTVQDQAEAPKSLKDQKETEKSDQQRSKEERIVWTKVVKDEEKSGREKEQKNDGSGKENKSFNKHRKLGSKKTEETTEHVEEAQQKPQSPQRKEKTSKRKVGEALDLSKTCSAETPSKTRRMKALAAEKLQSKPASDESNKAVEATLTQHKSNGATPVKHKMTRKSSKRVPGLQKPDDSAEDKMTSANSPSTEAPEASTQPDNPTVATNSEHPPTEPCPEKQKTPTDETVLEKPLNQTSEKMEVSHTCSPGEDTPSPAENCPAPTFLKPTSPPSLVLPSQRIKPADTEDDEGIHSSHEGGSDISDSASEGSDDSGLNGTGTQSGKMANDPETPTDEIPTPTELKSHMCIFCDRTFPLEVEYRRHLNRHLVNVYYMDNTAKGQN from the exons ATGGCCGCTCACACGGTCTTTTCGGATGAGATGTTTCCTGTCGGGGTTTCTGTCATGGAAGAGGGTCAGAGTCTTAACGACCTGCCAAGAAACACGCTGCCTGCCCCTCAGCTGGTGATGCTGGCCAACGTGGCGGCGGTGACAGCAGGGGAGGGCGGCGGCTGTGACGGCAGCACGGCTGATGAGAAAGAGATGATGGAGCTGAAGACGGTGGGAAGCAGCTACTCCGACAGCGAGGACGAGAACATCATCAG CAGGTACAGCTACGACAACCAGAACCACAGAGAGGTCTGCATCGTCGAGTATCCAGAGTCTCCCGCCCCCCTCAACGCCGTGGTCGTCGGTGGTAACCATGCaggagacgaagaggaggatgatggggAAAAAGCTGAAGACCTGTCTCACCGACCTCAGCCCTGCCCCCccactgaaaagaaaataccCCAGAAGTTCGCCAAACTTAAAGACGGCACTGCCCCCGTGACAGAGGgtgcaaagaagaagaaaccgtTCCACTGTAAACCGTGTCACTTCCAGGCTGAGAACGAGCAACAGTTCGTCGAACACCTCAGCACCCACAGCGTCAGCAAGATGATGGTGGTGAACCGGGTGGAGGGGCGCAGCAAGACCAAGGCCAAGGAGATCGAGACCCCCGAGTCCCAGCCGCAATCAGGCGGGGAGGGGGACAGCAGCGGAGAGTCGGGGGTCACAGCAGGTGACGTCAAAGGGCTGATCAGGTGTGAACGGTGCGGATACAACACCAACAGATACGACCATTACATCGCACACCTGAAACACCACAGCAAGGAGGGCGAGGACCACAG gGTGTTTAAATGCACGCTGTGTCCATACACCACCGTCAGTCAGTACCACTGGAGGAAACACCTGAGGAACCACTTCCCGAGCAAACTGCACACCTGCAGTCAGTGTTCCTACTTCTCCGACCGCAAGAGCAACTACATCCAACACATCCGCACTCACACAG GTGTGCGTCCCTTCCAGTGTATGTACTGTGACTACTCCAGTTCACAGAAGACTCACCTGACCCGACACATGAGGACTCACTCAG GTGAGCGTCCGTTCAAGTGTGAGAGCTGTAACTACCTGGCAGCCAATCAACACGAGGTGACCCGTCATGCCCGGCAGGTCCACAATGGCCCCAAACCTCTTTCCTGCCCCTACTGCGACTACAAGACCGCTGACCGCAGCAACTTCAAGAAGCACGTCGAGCTCCACCTCAATCCTCGTCAATTCCTTTGTCCGCTCTGCAAATACGCCGCCTCCAAGAAATGCAACCTGCAGTACCACATCAAGTCCAGGCACTCTGGGTGCGACGTCTCCGTGGACGTTTCCAAAGTCAAACTGCGTGTCAAGAAACTTGGTCCTGACAGTGTAGAACAAAACTCAGACACCAGAGCAAGCAAGTTTGACAATTCATCTTGCATTGAGGAGGATTCTGACATGGATGATGGAAATGAGGCTGAGACTCTGGACTCGAGCCCAATCAATCTGTCAATCAGAAAGAGCAGCAGGCCCAGCACCGCCCACTCTGTGCAGAGTGAAACACCGGAAAAGGCTCAGAAGAAATCCAACATCACGTCCGAGAAAGAGAAGCTACTGAAAACAAAGGACAAGAtggagccagagagaaaaatcaCAACAAGGCAGAAGAAAAACGAGAAGGTCAACGAAAAacatacagacaacacaacTGCTAAAGAAACGGAGACGATCGCTTCCTTAAACACAGACAGTAAGGTCAAACGACGAGTTAAGAAGCTGCCGGCAGAGAAACCAACTGTTCAGGACCAAGCAGAAGCACCCAAATCCCTAAAAGACcaaaaggagacagagaaatCTGACCAACAAAGATCCAAGGAGGAAAGAATAGTGTGGACAAAGGTGGTAAAAGATGAAGAGAAGTCTGGGAGggaaaaagaacagaagaaTGATGGCAGTGGAAAGGAGAACAAAAGCTTCAATAAACATAGGAAGTTGGGATCAAAGAAGACAGAGGAAACTACAGAACATGTCGAAgaagctcaacagaaaccacaAAGTcctcagaggaaagaaaagacttCAAAGAGGAAAGTGGGAGAAGCATTAGATCTTTCCAAAACGTGCTCAGCTGAGACGCCGTCCAAGACCAGGCGAATGAAAGCCTTAGCTGCTGAGAAGCTGCAGTCGAAACCCGCCTCCGATGAGTCCAACAAGGCAGTTGAAGCCACTCTCACGCAGCACAAGTCCAACGGGGCAACACCAGTAAAGCACAAGATGACAAGGAAGTCCAGCAAAAGAGTTCCAGGACTTCAGAAACCTGATGACTCAGCTGAAGACAAGATGACATCAGCAAACAGTCCGTCCACTGAGGCTCCAGAAGCATCCACTCAACCAGACAACCCAACGGTCGCCACGAACTCTGAGCACCCACCGACAGAACCCTGCCCTGAGAAGCAGAAAACCCCAACAGATGAAACTGTGCTGGAGAAGCCTCTGAACCAAACCTCAGAGAAAATGGAGGTGTCACACACCTGCAGCCCAGGTGAGGACACACCCTCTCCAGCTGAAAACTGCCCTGCGCCTACCTTCCTCAAACCCACATCGCCGCCCTCTCTGGTGCTTCCAAGCCAGCGAATCAAACCCGCTGACACCGAGGATGATGAGGGGATTCACAGCAGCCACGAAGGGGGAAGTGACATCAGCGACAGTGCCTCGGAGGGTAGCGACGACTCCGGCCTAAACGGCACCGGCACCCAGTCAGGGAAGATGGCCAACGACCCAGAAACGCCCACCGACGAGATCCCCACACCGACGGAGCTCAAGAGTCACATGTGCATCTTCTGTGACCGTACGTTTCCTTTGGAGGTGGAGTACCGCCGGCACCTGAACCGGCACCTCGTCAACGTCTACTATATGGACAACACAGCCAAAGGACAGAATTAA
- the LOC117769185 gene encoding nitric oxide-associated protein 1-like isoform X1, which produces MSVSQLCQVCVRRPLWTCLTRRVSGPSGPSGPGSVRGLIRQWSSRDRGRVRSCTVDPNLEEQFVFVDYTDLEDDPHQEKKLLDQLSFTAPPLPVPPQKYLRSLERQLQGLRGGAPQETNPNSLIQFQDVDFPLDENLVAAKTKRKKAAAAAGKGEQKIFGSPDVDEPVSDTCCSGCGAVLHCTAVQAPGYLPSEKYKALLQEGGLRSAICQRCHLLTYHHKALHLEVSKDQYRAVVQQIRPLQVLVLLIVDLLDLPDSIIPDLPELVGTNKHVVVLGNKIDLLPRDSPGYLRRIKGQLAQYCQVAGLGGQVTDIHLVSAKTGYGIETLISSLQRSWKYKGDVYLVGSANAGKSTLFNTLLESDYCKSKASEVIHKATISPWPGTTLNLLKFPIINPTPYRMFRRQKRLNKASQLTEDELSHVEQTRMRQFSRQGYLVGRVGRTFRAEVGSGPDEIQFDPDSLAFGENEDGERTTGTIRTPEELSYNELKDAHWLYDTPGIMKDDDILSLLTEQEVRSVVPTSAIVPRTFVLKPGMSLFVGGVARIDFLQGQKSCWFSVVASSRLPVHVTSLDKADSLYAKHAGHVLLGVPAGGAERMKEFPTLVPQEFRLEGRGYLEAAADVKLSSAGWVAVTAVEGDQVILRVLSPLTAGFSLRTPPMLPHIVSLKGERIRKSAAYKLMKPPGLMDDGVSARGAKRQPVKRK; this is translated from the exons ATCTAGAGGACGACCCACATCAGGAGAAGAAGCTGCTCGACCAACTGAGCTTCACAGCCCCCCCCCTTCCTGTCCCCCCTCAGAAATACCTGAGGTCTCTGGAACGTCAGCTGCAGGGGTTGAGGGGCGGGGCCCCGCAGGAGACGAACCCTAACTCTCTGATCCAGTTCCAGGACGTTGACTTCCCACTGGATGAAAACCTGGTGGCTGCAAAGACCAAGAGGAAGAAGGCGGCAGCGGCTGCAGGTAAAGGTGAGCAAAAGATCTTCGGGTCTCCGGATGTGGATGAGCCGGTCAGTGACACCTGCTGCTCAGGCTGCGGAGCCGTGCTGCACTGCACCGCCGTCCAGGCCCCCGGGTACTTGCCCAGTGAGAAGTACAAGGCCCTGCTGCAGGAGGGGGGTCTGCGTAGCGCCATCTGTCAGCGTTGCCACCTGCTCACCTACCACCACAAGGCGCTGCACCTGGAAGTGTCCAAAGACCAGTACCGGGCGGTGGTGCAGCAGATCCGACCCCTTCAGGTCCTGGTGCTGCTCATTGTTGACCTGCTCGACCTCCCCGACTCCATCATCCCCGACCTGCCTGAGCTGGTTGGTACCAACAAACATGTGGTTGTCCTCGGCAACAAGATCGACCTGCTACCCAGGGACTCGCCCGGCTACCTGCGACGAATCAAGGGTCAGCTCGCCCAGTACTGTCAGGTGGCCGGCTTAGGGGGCCAGGTCACCGACATCCACCTCGTCAGTGCCAAGACCGGGTACGGCATCGAGACGCTGATATCCAGCCTGCAGAGGTCCTGGAAGTACAAAGGTGACGTGTATCTGGTTGGGAGCGCCAACGCAGGAAAGTCGACCTTGTTCAACACGCTGCTGGAGTCCGACTACTGCAAGTCCAAGGCCTCCGAGGTCATCCACAAGGCCACCATATCGCCCTGGCCCG GGACGACTCTGAACCTGCTGAAGTTTCCCATCATCAACCCGACACCGTACAGAATGTTCAGGCGACAGAAACGACTGAACAAGGCGTCGCAACTGACGGAGGACGAGCTGTCGCATGTCGAGCAGACGAGAATGAGACAGTTCAGCAGGCAAGGCTACTTAGTGG GTCGTGTTGGCAGAACATTCCGTGCCGAGGTCGGATCCGGACCAGATGAGATCCAGTTTGATCCTGACAGTTTGGCGTTTGGAGAAAATGAAGACGGAGAACGGACGACAG gTACCATCAGGACGCCCGAGGAGTTGAGCTATAACGAGCTGAAGGACGCTCACTGGTTGTACGACACGCCGGGGATCATGAAGGACGACGAC ATCCTCAGCCTGTTGACCGAACAAGAAGTGAGGTCAGTGGTTCCCACGTCGGCCATCGTCCCACGGACGTTTGTTCTGAAGCCTGGTATGAGTCTGTTTGTGGGGGGCGTGGCCAGGATCGACTTCCTGCAG ggtCAGAAGTCCTGCTGGTTTTCAGTCGTGGCATCCAGTCGTCTCCCGGTTCATGTCACCAGTCTGGACAAAGCAGACAGCCTTTACGCAAAACATGCAGGACATGTCCTGCTGGGG GTGCCTGCGGGCGGGGCCGAGCGGATGAAGGAGTTCCCCACGTTAGTGCCTCAGGAGTTCAGGTTGGAGGGTCGAGGTTACCTGGAGGCGGCTGCTGACGTCAAACTGTCATCTGCAG GTTGGGTCGCTGTGACGGCGGTGGAAGGTGATCAGGTGATACTGAGGGTTCTTAGTCCTCTGACGGCGGGTTTCAGTCTGAGGACGCCACCGATGCTTCCTCACATCGTCTCTCTGAAAGGAGAACGCATCCGAAAATCCGCCGCCTACAAATTGATGAAGCCTCCAGGGCTAATGGACGATGGCGTGTCGGCCAGAGGAGCCAAGAGGCAGCcggtgaagaggaagtga